The stretch of DNA TGGCATATTGCCCATGCAGCAAAAGGGGTTTATCCACTCACGGACTATTTTCCTTTTCCCGGGAAAATCACCCTTCCGGACAGGCTGAGATCATACCCCGCATACTGATTGGCCATTGTCTTGAACTCATCGTCATGCAGAAGGCCGATAAACAGCTGAACGCCCTCGTCAAAATATCGCTCCTTATTGATGAGAAAGTCATAACGTTCCCAACGCAGGGGAATAAAACCGAGATCCAGGATATCGGCCACGGCCCGTATCCCCAGCCCCGCATCCGCTCGCCCGCTCATCACGTCGACAGCCACATCGATATGCTTTTGAACCTCATGATGATAGCCCTCGACTCCTGAGCCCTCTATTTCCATCTTTTTTAACTCGCCATCCAGCAGCAGGCGGGTGCCGGTGCCAAGTGGACGATTGACGATCCGAATCCCCGGCTGAGCCAAATCGACAATCCCGGAAATATTTTTCGGATTCCCTTTCTGCACCAGTATGCCCTGTTCCCGACGGCAGAAATTCACCACCGCCGGCATGACATCCAGTTCGGCTATCGCAAACTCAAAGTTGTAATCATTTCCATCTTCCACCAGAAGATGACTCGACGCCATGTGGCACAGGTTCTGCCGCAACGCCCTGAGCCCTCCCATACTTCCCAGATTGCCGAAGACCGAGACGTGTTCCGGATATAATTTGTTAAACAAAGTCATGGTCCGATCCAGGAGAGGATCGTTACTTCCGGTAATAATCAGTAATCCATGGTAAGGCGGGAGCTGGGTCATGGGTTTGGGATAATTGATCGTGCTGATCTCAATCCACTGTTCAACCAGATGCTGCGGAAACAGCCATTTACCCGTGACTTTTGTTGCGGGCAGGCCCTTTTCGGCCACCAGCGTATAGATCATTTTTTCGTTGACATCGAGAAACTTCGCCACTTCCTTTGTTGAAAGCATTGTTTTCATAACCGGCACCTGATGTTCGTTCATATATCGGCCCTTGACA from Desulfobacterales bacterium encodes:
- a CDS encoding substrate-binding domain-containing protein yields the protein MKTMLSTKEVAKFLDVNEKMIYTLVAEKGLPATKVTGKWLFPQHLVEQWIEISTINYPKPMTQLPPYHGLLIITGSNDPLLDRTMTLFNKLYPEHVSVFGNLGSMGGLRALRQNLCHMASSHLLVEDGNDYNFEFAIAELDVMPAVVNFCRREQGILVQKGNPKNISGIVDLAQPGIRIVNRPLGTGTRLLLDGELKKMEIEGSGVEGYHHEVQKHIDVAVDVMSGRADAGLGIRAVADILDLGFIPLRWERYDFLINKERYFDEGVQLFIGLLHDDEFKTMANQYAGYDLSLSGRVIFPGKGK